The sequence below is a genomic window from Cicer arietinum cultivar CDC Frontier isolate Library 1 chromosome 6, Cicar.CDCFrontier_v2.0, whole genome shotgun sequence.
TAAGAAATGTGAGCAGAGAACCTCTCCCCTGAATGCATGAAGATACTAATAGTTAATATACTATTACCAATACCAACCAACTTtgtttaataaaactaatatttatggTTAATTACCTGAATAGAATTTGATCCTTTACTGGAGCCAATGTCATAGAAGATAGAACCAATGCTTATTGcaattaaaataaagacaaCTAAACGTAGCCAGTAATTGCCTATGTCCCTAAACAATTGCAAGGAAGATCTTCTTATAAGAACATGGCATTGTGTGATAAATGCAGCATGGATCCTCTTCTTCCCTATTGCACCAGAGTCCTAATAAACTCATGCAAATGTTAGTCTTTCATGTATATCATAAGACATAGATTCACAGGTCTTTGCTTTTGGTAAATTCTTTTTTCGAGTAAAGTACAATTTCTTGAAATTGTAAGAGCCGGAcaatttagtcttttaaattCGAAATTTTCGGtcaatttagttattttttcaaatttagcACCACAATCTTAAAGATTTTGTGCTTGTCTTGATGCAGCAAAAGACTATTCAAGTCAATATGTGTATCTTTCATtgattttaatgaataattactaaatagatatttttatagaatgactaaattgattgacatattttaatttaaaggactagattgttattttgtaaatttgaaaGACTAAGTTGCTCTGACACttgtaattttaaaactaaaatgctTATTAACTCTTCTATTTAGTGATGTTATATTCTTAGTGGGAGGGAGAAGAATGTAACATGAAACTTACACTTCCACTTATTTTTGCGACTTCTTTTTTAACTTGGTTTCTAATTTGAGATGAACGATAAGAGTTTACAAGGATATCAATTGCTTCTTCTGTGGTAACTCCCTTACCTAAGCCTTCTTCAGTATCCtttaaacaataaaatgaaTCATATATAAGTTTCAAGTTTTCCACTGCATTTTCTTAATTAGAAAGACAATCTTCCAAATAAACACTAGCCAAACTCAGTTTGCTTACCAATTCAAAATCTTTGTTTATGATCCTTAAGTAGTGATCAGAAGGATTGTGGAGTGTTGGACAAGGAAAACCATTTGCAGCAAAAAACTGCACTGAATCAAGTGTCACTATATATGCTGTCAAGTAGAAAGCGTAGACTACCATAAAACACATACATAagcatattataaaatttaaatttttaagatacAATAGTTATAGTGTAACACATAAAATTGGTATAAAATTAGTATGATCAACACAAACTATTAAATCAGatataatcaatataaatatattttaacattaatATGAGCTTATTAATAAGGATTATATTCCCTAACCTGATTTGCATCATAGGAAGGACCAAAATACACAGTTTCACCAGAAGACAGAAGACAAAGATCatgaaaaagttcaaaaacttcACTGCTAGGCTGGTGAATGGATACAACAACAGTCCTTTTAATGCCATCACTTAAATTCAAAGAGGCAATCCTACTCATAACATAATAAGAAGCTGCACTATCAAGTCCACTAGTCGGTTCATCGAGAAAGAGAAGTCGCGGGCGTGTTAGAATCTCGATGCAAATGCTAAGTCTCCTCTTTTGTCCACCACTTAGGCCTTTAGAACCCCATCCTCCAACCCTTGTGTTAACAGCATCTGTTAGACCCATTTCTCTGAGTATAACATCAGCTTGTTCTTTCTTCTCTGTTATGGACATAGAATCTGGAAATTGAAGCTGAGCTGAGTAGTATAAAGTTTCTCCGGCCGTTAATGTCGACAGCATAGCATCATCTTGTGTTACATAACCCTGATTTTACATGGAGAGGTTAATtaatgaatcttctttcataaaacaattattcttgtttataactttttttttctcttacaGATATGCCATAAGCCAGTGCTTGTTTGTGACCATTGATTAGAATATTTCCTGTGTGCTTTATGTTTGAGCTTAGTCTTCCTGCAACATATTGATTATATCAAGTGAAAGTCATTTATTTATAGAACCAGACACATAtcatatatataagaaaataaaataaatttacctCTCAAATGTACAAAGTAGATATGTGAGATTGCTTATTTAACAAGTAATTACCAAAGGGAATTTATAAAGGTATAGAAAACTTCAAACACTTGTTTCAAATGCTTTAACTTCTCCTCATAACCAATAGCTTTTAAATTTAGTACATCAAGAATTAAAAAATGGTTTTTACAACCAAATTTGGCCGCGATTCTACATAATATCAAGAATCGTGACTCGAACAAAACTAGTAAGTTATTAATCACCTGCTAAAGCATCAAGAAGTGTGGATTTTCCAGAGCCAGAAGGGCCCATTATAGCCAAAAGCCTTCCAGGTTGAGCATAACCTGTAAGATCCTGAAGAATTGGTTTCCTTTTGTTTCCATCTGGAACAGTGACTTTCAGATTCTCCCATGTCACTGTTAAGCTTCCCTCAACTTTTTCACTCATTTCTGTTAAAACCATAGGTTGAACACGTGGATAAAGGGTAGACATTGTGGACAGAAAAAGAAGGTATGAATAATGGAGTAATATTGTTTTGGTGAAGCTGTCAAAGTTACAATGTTACATTACATGTCATGTTTTCTTCTGCTACTGTTACTGATAATTAATTATCTTCAATATAGTGGCATGATAAGAATGAATGGCGATTTAAACAACGACCAGCTTTTAAAGAGAAATTGAGTTGTTGTTTTGTCTTTAACCTTAAGTTCCTAGGCAGAACAAGAGTGTAGAGAGGTTGAGTTCTGAATGGTACAAAATACATTCATTGGTCACACAAACAGCATAagatttatatatgtatttggcATTTACCAGATACTCTAATAAACTAGTATTCAGGATAGACAGAAAAGGGACAACTGTTGCCGCATTCGTTTATGCTCTTGTAGTCTCTCTCACACCCTTATATACACATTtctcattaaaaatttaaatcaaaattcaacaaaaatttatatgcTAGTTTAATGGTTAACTGTATTCCGTAAATAATTTATAGCCAACTTTTATTGTAATTAATCATGATTTTTAAGTATATATGTGAATGTAAATTGTGACTAATGAggattatttataattaaacgTAT
It includes:
- the LOC101503542 gene encoding ABC transporter G family member 1-like codes for the protein MSTLYPRVQPMVLTEMSEKVEGSLTVTWENLKVTVPDGNKRKPILQDLTGYAQPGRLLAIMGPSGSGKSTLLDALAGRLSSNIKHTGNILINGHKQALAYGISGYVTQDDAMLSTLTAGETLYYSAQLQFPDSMSITEKKEQADVILREMGLTDAVNTRVGGWGSKGLSGGQKRRLSICIEILTRPRLLFLDEPTSGLDSAASYYVMSRIASLNLSDGIKRTVVVSIHQPSSEVFELFHDLCLLSSGETVYFGPSYDANQFFAANGFPCPTLHNPSDHYLRIINKDFELDTEEGLGKGVTTEEAIDILVNSYRSSQIRNQVKKEVAKISGSDSGAIGKKRIHAAFITQCHVLIRRSSLQLFRDIGNYWLRLVVFILIAISIGSIFYDIGSSKGSNSIQGRGSLLTFLISVLTFMTLVGGFSPLLEEIKVFERERLNGHYGITAFLIGNMLSSVPYILMISLIPGGIAYYLCSLHKGVEHFIYFTCLLFSIVMWVESLMLVVGSISPNYVIGMFITGGIEGLMILTGGFYRLPNELPKPLWKYPLYHVSFLKYAFQGSFKNEFEGLRVSMETNKTMSGRKALTDIWHVEMGHSKWVDLAIMFGMIVLYRLLFLAITKSKEKLKPFLALIGTP